DNA from Evansella sp. LMS18:
AGGGATGGTGGATAAGGAAGGAGGTTTATTTATTACAAGCAGATGGTCATCTTCAAATACGATATCAAGTTCTCTTTCAACAGAAACTATCCCTTCACTGACGTTCTCGGGCGGGAAGGTAATCTTAATAGCTTCCCCTTCTTTAAGTACATGCCTGACAGTTACGCGCCTGCCGTCAACAGAGATATCCCCGCCTTTAAATTTTATATCTGCAAGAGCTTTCTTGGATATCCCTTTTTTTACGCGAAGAAAGGTTTTCAGGAGCTGCCCATCCTCTTCAGCCCCTGCTTTCCATTGAAGAATAATCCCGTTCATTGTTATTCAGCGATAAAGGATTCCTTGACCCTCTTCCAGAAAGGGAACGGCCGGAATCTTGCAAAACGGACTTTTTCTTCAGCAACACGATACTGGATGGACTTCACTTCCTGCTGCAATAACGTAAGATGGTCAATAGTCACCTGAAAATCCACATTATTTTTCGGTTTCAAAAGACATGTATGGTGCTGCGGAAGTACGAGCGGTGAACCGACAGTCCTGTACACCCGATTGTTGATAGAAGCCATCTCTGCAATCTGAATTGTGGACAGGGACGGATGCAATATCGCTCCCCCAAGGGCTTTATTATAAGCCGTGCTTCCTGATGGGGTGGAAATACACAGGCCGTCTCCACGGAATGTCTCGAAAAGATCTCCTTTTATTTCCAAATCCATCACGAGGGAACCCTCCATA
Protein-coding regions in this window:
- a CDS encoding NAD kinase, yielding MRFTVRSRGDHDSNMISQRIKNYLLEFSLEFDPESPDIVISVGGDGTLLEAFHEYTHRLSETAFVGVHTGHLGFYADWQPEEVEKLVIHIAKTPFKVVEYPVLEVIIRHNGERKSERFLALNECTVKSMEGSLVMDLEIKGDLFETFRGDGLCISTPSGSTAYNKALGGAILHPSLSTIQIAEMASINNRVYRTVGSPLVLPQHHTCLLKPKNNVDFQVTIDHLTLLQQEVKSIQYRVAEEKVRFARFRPFPFWKRVKESFIAE